GTAGCGCGAGAGCCCGGAGCCATCCTCCCATTGGGGCGGATGTGGCAGGGTTTTCAGATCATGATCCAGTAGCCAGGCAATGGTCCGTTTACTGCTAACGGTGTCCCACATGCTGGAAGATGCCATCATCAGTGTTTGTTCTGCAAAAAAGTTATCGCTGCGTTCCATCATCGGCTGAAACAGGGAATCGGCAGGAATACTGCTCAGCACCCTGAACCGGCTGCCGGGAGGAGGTATAACGGCCACGCCTATCTGTTTATGCAGGGTATCTTCCAGGCGCTGCCGGAGATCCGGCACAGATCCGGTGATAAAAGGAACTGCTGCGGTAAAAACGCCTTTGTTACGGGGATTGTATTTCAACAGGAAGAGGTTACTGCGTTCCTCCCTGCTGGCGATGTTCTCGCTAAGGGTGTCGTCTTTCAATATATTCAGATTATAGGAAGATGGAATAATGATATTGGAATCCGCATGATGGCGGATACGAACCACATTTCCATACATAGGCCACTCTCCCAGCTCTGACTGGTAATCGTCCGCATAATCGCCCCAGGCCCAGCCCGGACCGTAACGCTGATTCTCGTTCACGCCCTGCACGAGATAGATCTTCTTTGAAGTTTGCAGCAGCAATTGCAAAAGCGGTTGCCAGGAGTAATCCGGATGCAGGAAGGAAGGATCTCCGGTTCCCTTTACAAATAGAGCTGTATCGTTTTCAAAGTACCTGGCGCCGGGAAGAGAATCGCCGAGTAGCTTCAGCCCGGCATACAGGGAAAAGATCTTTGTGTTGGAGGCCGGCGTAAAGAATTTATCATCCTGGTATTGATACCAGTACTTTCCCGTGGCAGGTTCATAGATACAAATACCCACGTGAGCGTGCTCCAGCGGCGATTTGTGCAAAAATTCCGTTTCTGACCATTTTTTAATGGCGGGTACCTGCCCGGCAACGGGCAGTGATACCAGCAACGTAATTAGTGCAGCCAATAATTTTTTCATAGATGAAAATTACGAATTGTGCCGTACGAAAACAGGGATTTGTGGAAGACGCCTGTCGGCCTCTTTCCTCAAATCCCTGTCAGTAAGTGTGAGCAGCTTATTTATCAGCTAAAGTATTTAGTGATACCTGGTTTGGCATAAGCATAGTTGCCAGATGCATCCGGCATAACCGGTGGTTGTGCATCAAATGAATATGTTTTAGGATGGATATCGAGACCGGAATTCAGCGCTACATCCCAGTTGATCACCTGACCGGAGTAGGTGGCCAGTCGGCCGATGATAGCGGAAAGCGTGGCTTGTGCTCCTCTTTCTGCATCTGCAAATTTGTACTCTCCTTTGGCAATAGCTGCAAACAATTCGTCGTGCTCTGTCTGGTAAGGATTGTTCTCTTTCTTCTTATCGAACTGGTAAAGTACCTTGCCTTTGTGATCCACGATCTGTGCTTTATCACAGTAAATACGGCCCTTAGTACCCACAATCTCCTCATCTACTTTGCTGGGCGCATCTTTCCAGTGACGGCACTGACTGTTCATTACCACACCGTTAGCATATCTGTACTCTACGAAGTGGTGATCGAATATTTCACCGAATTCTTTACCGGTACGTACTGCACGGCCACCAATGCCATAGGAGGTTACAGGGGTTGCTCCCATGAACCAGTTACCGACATCAATATTGTGGATATGCTGTTCTACGATATGATCGCCGCAAAGCCAGTTGAAATAATACCAGTTACGCATCTGGTATTCCATTTCGGTATACTCAGGTTTGCGCGGCTTCACCCATAATGCACCCTGGTTCCACCAAACCTGTGCCGACAGCATATCACCGATCATACCATCCTGGAAGCGTTTGTAGAGCTCACGGTAAGAGTTCTGGTAACGGCGCTGTAAGCCTACCACCACATTCAGTTTCTTGCTTTTCGCAACGGCGGCGGCATCCAGCACTCTTTTAATCCCAGCGGGATCAGTGGCAACGGGTTTTTCCATGAAAACATGTTTGCCCTGTCTGATCGCTTCTTCGAAATGAATAGGACGGAATCCCGGAGGTGTAGCGAGGATCACTACATCAGCCAGTTGTATAGCCTGCTTGTAAGCATCGAATCCAATGAATTTGTGTTCTTCCGGAACAGCCACTCTGTCGGCAGCGCTGCCCAGTGCCTCTTTAATATTGTCGTAGCTGTCTTTCAGTCTGTCGGGGAACGTATCGGCCATCGCTATGAGGCGCACGTTTTGCTTTGTGCTCAGCGCCTGGGTTGCTGCACCGGTACCACGGCCACCGCAGCCGATCAGTGCAATTTTTATTACATCGGAAGCTCCCGAGAAATAATTTGCTTTAGAAAGTATAGGCATCGCCAGCAAGCCGCCCGCAAGCAGGGTAGTCTGCTTTACGAACTCGCGGCGCCCTTCGCCGTGGAATTTTTTTTCGTTTTCCATAAATGAGTAAGATTTTTTAGATTTTAGGAACTGGGTCTGAATTAGCGTGCGCCTTTATATTTAGCGATCATTTCATTATAGAACTTTTCGGCTTCTTCCTTGCCTGGCTGCTTCGCCGGACGTACTATCCGGAAGCCCACAAACGGAGCATCGGCATTCCACCAAACACTTTTCGGGATCTGCGGATCGCGACGGTTCCAGATAGGATCAGATTTAATGCGTGCAGCGCTTCTCAGCAGCTGTGCATCATCCTGAAAACTTCCTCCTTTCAGCAAGCCGGAAACCTTTGTGCCGGCAATAGCCTGCGGATCTTTTTCAGTGGCATTGGCGATGCCTTTTTCATCGTATTGGTCCAGGGTCCACTCTTCCACGTTGCCAAGCATATCGTACAGGCCCCAGGCATTGGGCTTCAGCTGGCCCACCTTATGGTATTTCTGGCTGCTGTTCCCTGAAAACCAGGCATAGTCTTTCAACTGAGCACCATCTTCTCCAAAAGGATAAGCCGTAGTTGATCCGGCACGGCAGGCATACTCCCATTCTGCTGCAGTAGGCAGGCGATAGAATATGCCTGTTTTAAAATACAGCCACTGACAGTATTTCATAGCGGCATACTGGCTCATACTGTTAGCCGGAAAACCGCCGGCCTTGCCCATTCCCAGGGTAAGGTCAATGTAGGGGGGGCTGGGGCGGGTGGTACCATCCGGCACGGGTGTTTTATCTTTTTCTGCG
The genomic region above belongs to Chitinophaga sp. 180180018-3 and contains:
- a CDS encoding Gfo/Idh/MocA family oxidoreductase, with the protein product MENEKKFHGEGRREFVKQTTLLAGGLLAMPILSKANYFSGASDVIKIALIGCGGRGTGAATQALSTKQNVRLIAMADTFPDRLKDSYDNIKEALGSAADRVAVPEEHKFIGFDAYKQAIQLADVVILATPPGFRPIHFEEAIRQGKHVFMEKPVATDPAGIKRVLDAAAVAKSKKLNVVVGLQRRYQNSYRELYKRFQDGMIGDMLSAQVWWNQGALWVKPRKPEYTEMEYQMRNWYYFNWLCGDHIVEQHIHNIDVGNWFMGATPVTSYGIGGRAVRTGKEFGEIFDHHFVEYRYANGVVMNSQCRHWKDAPSKVDEEIVGTKGRIYCDKAQIVDHKGKVLYQFDKKKENNPYQTEHDELFAAIAKGEYKFADAERGAQATLSAIIGRLATYSGQVINWDVALNSGLDIHPKTYSFDAQPPVMPDASGNYAYAKPGITKYFS
- a CDS encoding SUMF1/EgtB/PvdO family nonheme iron enzyme, with protein sequence MTKQYVTILLSGLFSQVAIAQSTQTFEAYSQQIPGTDVSFRMVPIKGGSFKLGSPDGEKGRNKDEGPARKIELSDFWMGATEVTFDEYDVFADAEKDKTPVPDGTTRPSPPYIDLTLGMGKAGGFPANSMSQYAAMKYCQWLYFKTGIFYRLPTAAEWEYACRAGSTTAYPFGEDGAQLKDYAWFSGNSSQKYHKVGQLKPNAWGLYDMLGNVEEWTLDQYDEKGIANATEKDPQAIAGTKVSGLLKGGSFQDDAQLLRSAARIKSDPIWNRRDPQIPKSVWWNADAPFVGFRIVRPAKQPGKEEAEKFYNEMIAKYKGAR
- a CDS encoding D-alanyl-D-alanine carboxypeptidase, coding for MKKLLAALITLLVSLPVAGQVPAIKKWSETEFLHKSPLEHAHVGICIYEPATGKYWYQYQDDKFFTPASNTKIFSLYAGLKLLGDSLPGARYFENDTALFVKGTGDPSFLHPDYSWQPLLQLLLQTSKKIYLVQGVNENQRYGPGWAWGDYADDYQSELGEWPMYGNVVRIRHHADSNIIIPSSYNLNILKDDTLSENIASREERSNLFLLKYNPRNKGVFTAAVPFITGSVPDLRQRLEDTLHKQIGVAVIPPPGSRFRVLSSIPADSLFQPMMERSDNFFAEQTLMMASSSMWDTVSSKRTIAWLLDHDLKTLPHPPQWEDGSGLSRYNLFTPRDFVKVLTLMQQEFPQDRLWRIFPTGGRGTLRNYYQQQFVHAKTGTLNGVVALSGYLITRKQKKLVFSVLINNHHESASAIRRAVEKMLTMVWKEY